In Mustela lutreola isolate mMusLut2 chromosome 16, mMusLut2.pri, whole genome shotgun sequence, the genomic window aaagtacccgccaggcgccccccccctgcTCCTTGtcccagacccctccccagcGGGCACTGACGTGAGGTAACTGAgcatctccttccccttccccctacccCGCCTCCTGGGCCCCCAACTtggcccccacccccatgagACCTTGGCCCAGGGAAGATGTGGGCCCCCCCACGTGGGGGAGAGGGGTGATCGGGGTGAGCACAGCATTGGCAGTGAACGcagcaggtgggcagagggaagccCTTTGCTTGTGCTGTGTATGGGAGGGGATGCCCAGACGGGGTGGGCCCTAGTGGGCCCAGAAGAGCCCGAGGCAGGCATCCCTTTTCCATCCCACCTGACACTGGAAGGCGGAAGGTCAACAACAGAAACTGGGAAATGTTGCTTGAATTGAGGGCACTCAGTGGGACTGTGGCCATCCCActgtgtttgggggtgggggtgagggagggcaTTGCCAGCCTAAGTCTGGCAGTGAAATGGGTCCCTTAGCCAGGCCGGGTCCATCCCTGAATTCCATCCTGTCGCAATCTGGGCGTACAATGTCAGTTCTGTAGTGGTTGTGGGGGATGATCAAGGGCTGGAGGGGGTGTTGGGGGGCGCAGCCCCAGGATGTGGGACTAGGAAGAGAGGTTGGGCCTCCATGCCCAGATGTGGGGCACCCAGGGATGCTGGGACGGGCAGGGCGGCTCGAGCTACAGTTCAATCTCGAAGGTCTTCTGCAGGTCGCTGGAGAAGGGGTTGGAAGGTTTTTCAACAGCCGGTTTGCCTTCTAATGCTGCCCACTGGGCCTCAAAGGGGTCCAACTCAGGGGCCGGGGCAGGGGCCGGCTCTGGGGGCCACGGTGCCCCATTGGGACGTGGGCGGGCCTGGCCCCCAGGGGCAGTGGCCATGGCTGGGGGTGGGAAGGCTCCAGCCTTCCCGAGCAGGGTGGcgggctggggctggagctgggcgGCGGAGCAGAAGGCGTTGGCCACCATCTGTGAGGGGGTGATGCCCACAACAGGCACCCGGGGCACGGGCGGGTAGCCCAAGCCTGGGTAGGCGGGCACAAAAGGCGGCTGCATGTGTGGGGGTGGCAGGAACACGGCCACCTGGGCGGGTGCCGCATCGAAAGGCCccatgggggcagggaagggctgCAGAGCGGGGGCCACAGGGGGCACAGATGctgtttgctgctgctgctgctgctgctgctgcgccTTGGCCACTTGGGACACCTCCTCCAGCCACCTCTCGGCCTCTGAAGGGGTCCGCTTGTGCCCAGGCTGGAAGGCAGTTGCCGGGGGCACAGAGGACTCACCCCAGGCAGAAGTCcctagagagaggagaggggacagttgAGAGAACCCTAGGTTGGGGGTTGGGCCCTGCCATTCACTACCTGTGTCAACTTTGGGGCAAACGGCTTAACCATCCTGGACCACGGTTCTGAGTGCTCAGAAAATACAGTTCTGAGAGTCTCAGGTCCCAAGATGGAAAAGTACAGGCAAGACTGACTGTCACCAGCCCAGCTTCCCCTCTGATGGGTCAGGGCCAAAcctgttcctaaatatttttgatAGCACCCTTAGTTCTGATTATTTTGACAATGTATCATTTTGGGAGGCTAAAATTCTAAGATGGTGTAAGTCTTTTTCGAGGGGTCCCATACGTTTCCAACATAGCGAGGCTCACCGGTTTTAAGGTTGTGCTTTCGAAGACTACAACTCTAAATTTATACTACACTTCCAAGGGCTTCTGTGGTTCTAAGATAAGCTCATGGCTCTAAGGTGATTCCAAGGCTTCGTGGCTACGAATCTGGAGGTTCTAATACCGTGTGATCCTAAGACTGTGGGTTTCTCAATTTTATGGTTCTGAGACAGAAAGGTTTAAAACGAATCCCGTGGTTCTAAGTTGACCCCGTGGTTCTAGGATGAACCCATGGCTCTGAGATCAGCCTGGGATTCTAAGATGATCCAAAGCTCAAAATTGATTCCATGGAGCTGGGATGGTCCCCTAGCCCTTAGATGACCAACGGTTCTAAGCTTGTGGGATTCCTGGAGTCTGGGAGGTAACCCTGGACGGAGCAGGGGTCTGCAGGTGGGGTGCTGTGGGGTGGCCACTATAGGAGACAGGCTGGGCTTACCTGCTGCGGCCGGTGGCGGCCCAGGTGCTGGGGCTCCAGCGCTGGCGAAGGACGAGCTGATCTGTGTGCACAGGGCGTTGATGCTGTCGCTGTCACTGGCACCGGGAGGCTCCATCTCGGGCACTGGGAAATCAGGGAAGGGTGGAGGTTAGCCAAGGGGCCCAGGCCCTCAGATGGCCCCCCCGACGACCTCTGGGGTCATGGGGTGTGGGTCATGCGTCCATTCTGCGGTGGCCAAATGGATCCAGGCATGTGGTGTCTTTTGATTCCCAAGCATGAGCCAATGCAGTACCCATATGTGACCCACGAGTGTTTTCACAAGTGTGTGTGAATCTGAGCTGTGATCTCCAAGTCTGCATGATCCTGGGCATGTGGCTTGTGAGTGTGTGTACATCTGCATGGGTTAGCTGGGTACGTGCCCAAGGGCATGTTAATGGAAACACCGGCTTCTGTGACTTCCCAGCGTGTGTGACTTCTGTGTGTGGCCCCTGTGACTCCTATGGAACTGAAAGTtcggcggggtggggagggggtaggTCACACCCAAGCAAGCGTGCCACTGCCTCCAGGCACACGAAGCTTCCAAATCAAGGGGAGCCAAGGAGTGTGTGTATGCCAGCCCCAGGGTGTGTGATGGCCGCGGTACGATATGGGACAGGGAGTGCGTGTGTATCACTCTCAGCCAGCAATGGCGTCTGCCCAGCAGTCACCTTTGGGAGCAGCCCAGCCTTCCGGACACAGAGCAACACCTCCCATGCCAATCCCCAAGGCCATAAGAGATGGGTGTCTCTGATTTGGCAAATGAAAACAGGACCATGGGCCAGACCACGTGACTTACAGACAGCTGGGAGGAAAGGCAGCCCGCTTGCCTGTCTCCCTCAAACAGAACACAGTACTGGGCCACCTCTCTTCCCACGTAGACCTGGCTTTTTAGATCATGACTTATGccacctctctcttctctctggcccATGGCAGATAGGAGTAATCAAACACGATGCTTCTctcctcccaccacccctgcccctggaCTCTTTGCTCACCTTCCGGCCTCACCTGGCCAGACACTATGGCTAGGACAGAGTACTGGTCCTTGCAATTCCATCTCCCCtctaagaaaaacagaacagcTACACTCTCTCCTGTCAGCACCCAGGGAAGACATTACTAATCAATGAGGATGTGTTGCTTCTTTCCTCAGCACTGTCCCTGGAAGACGTGGCTGGTCAGCGACGATGGGTGCTGCCTCTGCCTGATCTTTGCCTGCCAGCGACACTGCTAACCCGTCAACTATGCTCCCTGACCCTTGACCTCATGTGTGCTCTTCACCTATTGTCTCCACTGGCCAAATTCTGGGAGCCTCTCCTTGAGCTAACATAACTTCTgctgttctcttttctcccttatcCATGGCAGCCTTCACTAATTAATCATATGGTATGCCACCTcgctcctttttctttctcatggcaGACCCCTCAGGAGACCGTGCCATATGCCATCATTCTATTCTCCCTGTCCcaggcagactttttttttttttttttaagattttatttattggggcgcctgggtggctcagtgggttacgccgctgccttcggctcaggtcatggtctcagggtcctgggatcgagtcccacatcgggctctctgctcagcagggagcctgcttcctctctctctctctgcctgcctgtctgcctacttgtgatctctctctgtcaaataaataaataaaatctttaaaaaaaaaaaaaagaaaaaaaaagattttatttatttatttgacagacacgtcacaagtaggcagagaggcaggcagagagagagagatgggggagcaggctccctcctgagcagagagcctgatgcagggctcaatcccaggaccctgggatcatgacctgagccaaaggcagaggcttaacccactgagccacccaggcactccccaggcattcttaaaattttatttatttatcagagagagagggagagagcgagcacaggcaggcagagggagaagcaggctccccgctgagcaaggagcccgatgtgggactcgatcccaggatgctgggatcatgacccaagccaaaggcagctgcttaaccaactgagccacccaggcgtccctccccagGCATTCTTAATCCATCACAATCCTCCTTCCCCTGAGCCCATATCCTTCACCCAGCCAGATCTCATGGCTCCAGTGGCCAATAAATGCTTGGGAGTTTCAGCCTCCTCCTGAGCAATCAGTGGCATCTAGgcagcttctcccctctcccaagTCCCTGGCACACTTTGCTCATCGATTGTGATACAAGCCACCTCTCCCCTTTCCCTAAACACAGTAGACATTACTAATTGATCGTGGCTTGTGCCATCCTTCCGCTTTTCCTTGCCAATAGTAGACATTGCtcatcaatctctctctctccccccttgtTGGTGGCAGATGCTGCTAATTGACCATGATGTGTTCCGCCTCTCTTTCCCATGGCAGACAGTGCTAACCGATCAAGGCTTATACCCCTTCTTCTGTCTCTAGTGCTTACTAGGGACGGTACTGATCCCGATGTTCCCTCCCACGGAGTCCCAGGCTCACCTGTGCCCTTCACCTGGAAGTCTGTGCGTCGCTGCAGTGTGGATGGCAGCTCGTTCAGCCGTAGGCTCAGCTGCCGTTTGAAAGGTGAGTTCTTCTGGCTGAGTGCCGGGAACCCGCGGAAGGAGCCCTGGCGAACCAGCTGTTCCAGCGGGGCGTGGCGTCGGGGGATGGCGGCCGCACTGGTGCCTGCAGCCACTGGGGTGCCCGCCTCACCCTTCTCACCAGGAGATGTGGTGGCTGGTGTCGGGGACACGTGCCCAGGCTGCGCAGGGCCAGGAGCTGCAGTTGGGGCAGCTGCTGCCTCTGCTGGAGACACGGGGAGACAGGCGGTCAGATACCACACCTAGGCATTTACTCTTCTCCCAGCAAGCCCCCTTGATCATCTTCCAGTGCTGCTGCCTTCACCCACTCTGTCCTGTCCCTAGAACAGGCTGGTCAGAGCCCTGAAATGTCTCTCACTGTCACCACACCAGTACTGCCTGCCCCAGGAGGCCCTCAGGGATTCCTCCTCCAACCTGATCTTTTGGGTCTCTCTAGTTTTCTGTCCCTAATCTGGCTTTCTTCACTGCTTCTGCTGTTTTCCCTTCTGAGACCTTCTATTTCCCTTTCTGatcaattttttaagatttatttatttatgagagagcgagcgagcataagcagggggcaAGGGGCATAGCGAGAAGCAGCTTCCCACAGTAAGTTCTTTGTAAATTCTAAGCAGTGttttccaaaaatttaaaaactagattccacagtcaaaaaaaaaaaatactgtgactTAAAACacaatacatttatattaaaaaaaaaaacctgtctttggggtgcctgaatggttcagtcagttaagtacctgactcttgattttggctcaggtcatgatctctgggttgtgagatcaagcctagtggagtctgcttggggttcttctttttttcttttaaggttttatttgagagaggggtgcctgggtggctcagtagattaaacgtctgctttcatctcaggtcatgatctcagggtcctgggatcaagccccttattgggctccctgctccacagggagtctgcttctccctctccctctgcttctcccccaacccccacttgtgttctctgtctctcaaataaataaaaatcttaaaaaaaaaaaatttatttgggagagagcaagcgagcgcaCCCAggcgagcacaagtggggtgagaggcagagggagagggataagcagattccctaatgagcagggatctggatgtggggctcgatcccaaatgagccaccgaggcgcccctcctTGGGATTCTGCCTCTTCCTCAGTATACCCCCACTTACGctttctctccaaataaataaataaataaaaataaaagccgcATTGTTTTAGAATTTACAAAGTACATGCCACTTACCTGTAATGTTAGAGACCACCAATATAAAACCTTTTGCATGGTGACCTGTACCCCCGACCCTCCACATGCACGCAAATACACAGCCTGGACTAAAAGTATTaaactgtggggcgcctgggtgactcagtgggttagggcctctgccttcggctcgggtcatgatcccggagtcctgggatcgagccccgcatcgggatttctgctcagcggggagcctgcttccttctctctctctgcctacttgtgatctctgtcaaataaataaataaaatcttaaaaaaaaagtatcattaaaCTGCACTTCCCCTTACTACATTCAGCTAatctgatattttctattcttttctatttcagttCTTTTCAGTGCTGGCCACAGTCCACCACACTGACTTCACAACCCAGTAACTGGCCTTGAGCCACAGTTTAAAATGCTTCCGAACCTCCCTGGGTTAGCAGATAACCCAGTTTTGCTGGGATCTGTGGCCAGCCGAATATTGCCCAAACAAGTGAGCTCTGTAAACTGTAGCCAAATCTTGTGGCTGGTACCCTGCTCTGTAAATTGCAGAGTCCCTGGGCCTCTGTCGCTCTCTCCTGCCCCCCGCCCAGAATGGATCCCCAGGCCCCGCCCACAGCacccacctttctttttttcaggggCCTCTCGCTCAGTCGGCCGTCCGCCACCCGACAGGCGGAAGGAGCCCTCGCGGGCGAAGCTGGTGCGGCTGGCATCGAAGGCGGCCGTGACCCCGCATTCCTTCTCCCGCCGCTGTTTCCGCTCCAGGCAGGCGGCGAAGGCACAGCCCACGGCATGGCTCAGCCTCTCGCCCTGTGGGAAGAGGGGTCAGGCCGGGCTTGGAGAGGTGGCATTGTGCCGGCTGGAGGCAGAAGCCCTGGTGCCACCAGCTCAGTGTCAGGTCATCCTGGACCAGTCCCCTGCACCCGTGCCTGCCCAGAGCCTCAGACTGCATCTGCACCCAGAGGGAAACAGGACAGCtcggagagaaaaaaaaagccagaaacaaGAGTGCAGTGCCGTATGGCTCTCTTGATAGGAagttcaagaaccagtaaaactAATCTGTGGTGAAAAAAGCTGGAAGCCTAGCTGTTcctctgggggcgggggtgagaACTCACTGGGAAAGGGCAGGAGGCGTTGGCTGGGGTAGAGGAATGTTCTAGGTCTTGATGGAGGCTTGGGTTGCATGAGTATGTACAGTTGTTAACACCCCTGGGTCTGTGCACAGCAAGCATTtgacttcaaaagaaaaagagctgGTAATAAATGCGTTCAACTGCGGGGCAGGCAGGCTGAAGTGTCCGGGGGAAGTATTCTGATGTCTGCAACTTTGAAATGCATCAAAAATGGGACAAATGAGCAACAGAATAAGGGCAGACACATCTAATGGCGGGATCTGGGTGATGGTGTCCAGGTGACTGGTTATACAAGTCTTTCAGCTTCCATGCATGCTTGGAAGCATTTTGTCATAAAATGCTGGGGGTGAACACAACAGCCCTGTTGAGTGCCTACTTGGGAGGCTGCAAGGCCACAGTGATGCTGGCTTCCTGCTTTCCAGCTGTGTTTCTCGAGAAATCCACATCACCTCTTAGTGCCCAAGCCTCCtggtctataaaatggggatcctAACAGCACTTACTGAACCGGATTGTAGCAAGATTTATCTATGAACTAATATGCAAGGCATACAGCAGAGGGAGGCAGCCCAAGAGCCAGGCACAGGGAAATACCACACAGGTATCTCAGTGTATCTGTCCATGCAGGACCCTCCCAATCATGCCAGGAGGTGGCTGTGCTTAcgaacccattttacagacaaagaaactgagcCTTAGTCAACATGCCCATAACAATAAGCGAGTGGCAAAGTTAGCATAAGAATGAGATCGATCTGACTTCTGTTTCTTAATCAAGATTCTCAGCCACCTGTTAAACTTGGGGACAAAAATCGTCCACAAAATACCAGCACAGGAAAAGGGTTATACACCATGATCCAGTcaatttatcccaggaatgcgaGGTTGGTTCAACTTAcgaaaatcaatcagtgtaacaCACCACATTAACAGAAGGATGGAAAAAAGCCACACGATCATCCCCATGAACTctgaaaaaggatttgacaaaatccagccccctttcatgattaaaaaaaaaaaaaaaaaaaaatcaacaaactttgaatagaagggaacttcctcaacctgataaaaagTCACAGCTAACATAATACTCAACACTGAAAGTGAAAGCTTTTCCCAAAgaacagaaacaagacaaggatgcctattTTCATCACTCTATTCAACACTGTGCTTGCTGGAAGTTCTAGAGTAATTggacaagaagaagaaaggcatcgggacgcctgggtggctcagttgcttggacgactgccttcggctcaggtcatgatcctggagtcctaggatcgagtcccgcatcgggctcccagctccatggggagtctgcttctctctctgaccttctcctcgttcatgctctctctcgctgtctctctctcaagtaaataaataaaatctttaaaaaaaaaaaaaaagaagaagaagaagaaaggcatccaaactggaaagGGGAAAGTAACATTACCTCTGTTTACAACTGCCATAaccttatatatagaaaatcataagagaatcCACAGAAGAACTATTAGTGATAATAAATGAATTtggcaaagttgcaggatacaagatcaacacacaaaaatcagttataCCTACCTACGCTAACAGTGAACAATTCAAAAATGAAGTTACAACAATCCCGCTTACaatagcatttaaaataaaatgggacacctgggtggctcagtcggttaagcatcccactcttgatttcggctcagatcatgatctcagggccgtgacatggagccccgtgttaggctctgtgctggatgtatagcctgcttatgattctctctctctctctccctctgtccctcctgttcCCCTCCCATTCATGTTCATGAttatgctcactcactctcaaaaaataaaataaaataatggttatgaataaacttaaccaaggaagtcAAAGCCATGTATGCTGGAAACTACCACACACTGTaaagaagacccaaataaatggaaatgcatcccatgctcatggattacgATATTGAATACTGTTAATGACTGCAATATTTCCAAAGTggtctatagattcagtgcaatcctcaCAAAAATCCCAATACATTCttgtagaaatagaaaagctgaccctaaaattcacatggaattgCAAGGGACCCAGGAGAGCCgaagtaattttgaaaaagaacaacataaaagaactcacactttctgatttaaaTAGTACTCCAAAGCTACCACAATCAGAATAATGTGATACTGCTGTAAGGATAACATACAGATCAATGACACAGAATTGAGAGCCCGATATTGACCCACACctctatggtcaattgattttcagtAAGGGTACCAAGACttcaatgggggaaagaacagtcctgttaacaaatggtgctaggacaatagccacatggaaaaaataaagttggacCCCTTCTTTAcaccatttacaaaaattaactcaaaatggattaaagtcctaaatgtaagagctaaaactataaaactcttagaataaaacatggagtaaatcttcatgatcttAGATTTGGCAAAGGATTCTTAGATGTGACACCAAATGCatgaaggacaaaagaaaaaaatagataaactgaacttcatcaaaattaaaaacatttgtatcTCAAAGGACACTactaaagaaagtgaaaagacaactgaaGAGAATGGGGGGAaatttttgcaaatcatacaACTGATAAGtgtctagtatccagaatatataaaaagttcttacaactcaacaataaaaaggcaatccaactttaaaaaaatggatacagaatttaaacagacatttctccaaagatatacaaatggccaataaacatataaaaacagtCTCAATCTCCTTAGTCAGtagggatatacaaatcaaaactacagtcaGGTACTACTTCACAcctactaggatggctataatttaaaaaaaaaaaggaaaatattaagtgtagccaggatgtgaagaaactggaacccttgtacTTAgctagtgggaatataaaatggtgcagcctctGTGGGAAGTGGCTTGGCAATTCCTCAAAActttaaatatagatatagatttactatatacctatatacctaCCTACCTACGCTAACAGTGAACAATTCAAAAATGAAGTTAcaacaatcccacttacaatagcatttaaaataaaatgggacacctg contains:
- the NUMBL gene encoding numb-like protein isoform X3; its protein translation is MWGGKELPEATLSRTWNRRRPAVKVHGGEESPRLDRPRGGPRRPEQHLPPAPCGAPGPPETSRTEPEGAGTMNKLRQSLRRRKPAYVPEASRPHQWQADEDAVRKGTCSFPVRYLGHVEVEESRGMHVCEDAVKKLKAMGRKSVKSVLWVSADGLRVVDDKTKDLLVDQTIEKVSFCAPDRNLDKAFSYICRDGTTRRWICHCFLALKDSGERLSHAVGCAFAACLERKQRREKECGVTAAFDASRTSFAREGSFRLSGGGRPTEREAPEKKKAEAAAAPTAAPGPAQPGHVSPTPATTSPGEKGEAGTPVAAGTSAAAIPRRHAPLEQLVRQGSFRGFPALSQKNSPFKRQLSLRLNELPSTLQRRTDFQVKGTVPEMEPPGASDSDSINALCTQISSSFASAGAPAPGPPPAAAGTSAWGESSVPPATAFQPGHKRTPSEAERWLEEVSQVAKAQQQQQQQQQTASVPPVAPALQPFPAPMGPFDAAPAQVAVFLPPPHMQPPFVPAYPGLGYPPVPRVPVVGITPSQMVANAFCSAAQLQPQPATLLGKAGAFPPPAMATAPGGQARPRPNGAPWPPEPAPAPAPELDPFEAQWAALEGKPAVEKPSNPFSSDLQKTFEIEL
- the NUMBL gene encoding numb-like protein isoform X2 codes for the protein MGGAGAGSRGRRGAPPPPERNPPGSGAGSSACIPHHPPALGPGPRQTELPPPPQQQQQRSGIRAQLGPREAGVPRPWMSRSAAASGGPRRPEQHLPPAPCGAPGPPETSRTEPEGAGTMNKLRQSLRRRKPAYVPEASRPHQWQADEDAVRKGTCSFPVRYLGHVEVEESRGMHVCEDAVKKLKAMGRKSVKSVLWVSADGLRVVDDKTKDLLVDQTIEKVSFCAPDRNLDKAFSYICRDGTTRRWICHCFLALKDSGERLSHAVGCAFAACLERKQRREKECGVTAAFDASRTSFAREGSFRLSGGGRPTEREAPEKKKEAAAAPTAAPGPAQPGHVSPTPATTSPGEKGEAGTPVAAGTSAAAIPRRHAPLEQLVRQGSFRGFPALSQKNSPFKRQLSLRLNELPSTLQRRTDFQVKGTVPEMEPPGASDSDSINALCTQISSSFASAGAPAPGPPPAAAGTSAWGESSVPPATAFQPGHKRTPSEAERWLEEVSQVAKAQQQQQQQQQTASVPPVAPALQPFPAPMGPFDAAPAQVAVFLPPPHMQPPFVPAYPGLGYPPVPRVPVVGITPSQMVANAFCSAAQLQPQPATLLGKAGAFPPPAMATAPGGQARPRPNGAPWPPEPAPAPAPELDPFEAQWAALEGKPAVEKPSNPFSSDLQKTFEIEL
- the NUMBL gene encoding numb-like protein isoform X1 → MGGAGAGSRGRRGAPPPPERNPPGSGAGSSACIPHHPPALGPGPRQTELPPPPQQQQQRSGIRAQLGPREAGVPRPWMSRSAAASGGPRRPEQHLPPAPCGAPGPPETSRTEPEGAGTMNKLRQSLRRRKPAYVPEASRPHQWQADEDAVRKGTCSFPVRYLGHVEVEESRGMHVCEDAVKKLKAMGRKSVKSVLWVSADGLRVVDDKTKDLLVDQTIEKVSFCAPDRNLDKAFSYICRDGTTRRWICHCFLALKDSGERLSHAVGCAFAACLERKQRREKECGVTAAFDASRTSFAREGSFRLSGGGRPTEREAPEKKKAEAAAAPTAAPGPAQPGHVSPTPATTSPGEKGEAGTPVAAGTSAAAIPRRHAPLEQLVRQGSFRGFPALSQKNSPFKRQLSLRLNELPSTLQRRTDFQVKGTVPEMEPPGASDSDSINALCTQISSSFASAGAPAPGPPPAAAGTSAWGESSVPPATAFQPGHKRTPSEAERWLEEVSQVAKAQQQQQQQQQTASVPPVAPALQPFPAPMGPFDAAPAQVAVFLPPPHMQPPFVPAYPGLGYPPVPRVPVVGITPSQMVANAFCSAAQLQPQPATLLGKAGAFPPPAMATAPGGQARPRPNGAPWPPEPAPAPAPELDPFEAQWAALEGKPAVEKPSNPFSSDLQKTFEIEL